In one window of Solanum pennellii chromosome 2, SPENNV200 DNA:
- the LOC107011813 gene encoding 3-ketoacyl-CoA synthase 6-like — protein MPQVVPNFSNSVKLKYVKLGYQYIVNHILTFLLVPTIIGVTIEILRIGPEDLLNIWNSLHFNVLQILSSSFLIISIATVYFMSKPRSIYLVDYSCYKPPVTCRVPFSTFMEHSRLILKDNPKSVEFQMRILERSGLGEETCLPQSTHYIPPTPTMDAARGEAEEVIFTSIDDLMNKTGLKPKDIDILIVNCSLFSPTPSLSAMVINKYKLRSNIKSYNLSGMGCSAGLISIDLARDLLQVHPNSYALVISTEIITPNYYKGSERAMLLPNCLFRMGGAAILLSNKKRDQYRAKYRLMHVVRTHKGADDKAFKCVFEQEDSQGKVGINLSKDLMVIAGEALKSNITTIGPLVLPASEQLLFLLTLIGRKIFNPKWKPYIPDFKQAFEHFCIHAGGRAVIDELQKNLQLSGEHVEASRMTLHRFGNTSSSSLWYEMSYIEAKGRMKRGDRVWQIAFGSGFKCNSAVWKCNRTIKTPNHGPWQDCIDKYPVHIPEIVKL, from the exons ATGCCTCAAGTTGTCCCAAATTTCTCTAATTCAgtaaaattgaaatatgttaaACTTGGTTATCAATATATTGTTAATCATATTTTAACATTCTTGCTTGTGCCTACTATAATTGGTGTTACTATAGAGATATTGAGAATTGGCCCTGAAGATTTGCTAAACATATGGAATTCACTACACTTTAATGTTCTACAaatcttgtcttcttcttttctcaTCATCTCTATAGCCACTGTTTACTTCATGTCGAAACCACGATCAATTTACCTAGTTGATTATTCATGTTACAAGCCTCCGGTTACTTGTCGTGTACCTTTTTCAACTTTCATGGAGCATTCTAGGCTTATTTTGAAGGATAATCCCAAGAGTGTGGAGTTCCAAATGCGTATTCTTGAAAG GTCGGGTCTTGGAGAAGAAACTTGCTTGCCTCAATCCACCCATTACATCCCTCCAACGCCAACGATGGACGCTGCCAGAGGTGAAGCAGAGGAGGTCATATTCACATCCATTGATGACTTAATGAACAAAACAGGGCTGAAACCAAAAGACATTGATATTCTTATTGTGAATTGCAGCTTATTTTCTCCAACTCCGTCTTTGTCAGCCATGGTaatcaacaaatataaattacGAAGCAACATAAAAAGTTACAATCTCTCTGGTATGGGATGCAGTGCTGGTTTAATCTCGATCGATTTAGCTCGTGACCTTCTTCAAGTACATCCAAATTCATATGCTTTAGTTATTAGCACTGAGATAATAACCCCCAATTATTACAAAGGTTCAGAAAGAGCAATGCTCCTCCCGAATTGTTTGTTCCGAATGGGAGGTGCAGCTATACTTTTATCCAACAAAAAACGCGATCAATACAGAGCCAAGTACAGACTAATGCACGTGGTCCGCACCCATAAGGGTGCAGACGACAAAgcatttaaatgtgtatttgaaCAAGAAGATTCACAAGGGAAAGTTGGTATTAATCTTTCAAAAGATCTTATGGTTATAGCAGGGGAAGCTTTAAAATCGAACATTACTACGATTGGTCCTCTTGTTCTACCCGCCTCAGAGCAACTACTCTTTTTACTAACACTTATTGGACGGAAGATTTTTAATCCTAAATGGAAGCCTTACATCCCGGATTTCAAACAAGCGTTTGAACATTTCTGTATCCACGCGGGTGGTAGAGCTGTTATCGATGAGCTTCAGAAGAATTTACAATTGTCTGGTGAACATGTTGAGGCATCAAGAATGACATTGCATAGATTCGGTAACACTTCTTCATCATCATTGTGGTATGAGATGAGTTATATTGAGGCAAAAGGGAGGATGAAGAGAGGTGATAGAGTATGGCAAATAGCATTTGGGAGTGGATTTAAGTGTAATAGTGCAGTTTGGAAGTGTAACAGGACAATTAAGACACCAAATCATGGACCATGGCAAGATTGTATTGACAAGTATCCTGTGCATATTCCAGAGATTGTGAAactgtaa